NNNNNNNNNNNNNNNNNNNNNNNNNNNNNNNNNNNNNNNNNNNNNNNNNNNNNNNNNNNNNNNNNNNNNNNNNNNNNNNNNNNNNNNNNNNNNNNNNNNNNNNNNNNNNNNNNNNNNNNNNNNNNNNNNNNNNNNNNNNNNNNNNNNNNNNNNNNNNNNNNNNNNNNNNNNNNNNNNNNNNNNNNNNNNNNNNNNNNNNNNNNNNNNNNNNNNNNNNNNNNNNNNNNNNNNNNNNNNNNNNNNNNNNNNNNNNNNNNNNNNNNNNNNNNNNNNNNNNNNNNNNNNNNNNNNNNNNNNNNNNNNNNNNNNNNNNNNNNNNNNNNNNNNNNNNNNNNNNNNNNNNNNNNNNNNNNNNNNNNNNNNNNNNNNNNNNNNNNNNNNNNNNNNNNNNNNNNNNNNNNNNNNNNNNNNNNNNNNNNNNNNNNNNNNNNNNNNNNNNNNNNNNNNNNNNNNNNNNNNNNNNNNNNNNNNNNNNNNNNNNNNNNNNNNNNNNNNNNNNNNNNNNNNNNNNNNNNNNNNNNNNNNNNNNNNNNNNNNNNNNNNNNNNNNNNNNNNNNNNNNNNNNNNNNNNNNNNNNNNNNNNNNNNNNNNNNNNNNNNNNNNNNNNNNNNNNNNNNNNNNNNNNNNNNNNNNNNNNNNNNNNNNNNNNNNNNNNNNNNNNNNNNNNNNNNNNNNNNNNNNNNNNNNNNNNNNNNNNNNNNNNNNNNNNNNNNNNNNNNNNNNNNNNNNNNNNNNNNNNNNNNNNNNNNNNNNNNNNNNNNNNNNNNNNNNNNNNNNNNNNNNNNNNNNNNNNNNNNNNNNNNNNNNNNNNNNNNNNNNNNNNNNNNNNNNNNNNNNNNNNNNNNNNNNNNNNNNNNNNNNNNNNNNNNNNNNNNNNNNNNNNNNNNNNNNNNNNNNNNNNNNNNNNNNNNNNNNNNNNNNNNNNNNNNNNNNNNNNNNNNNNNNNNNNNNNNNNNNNNNNNNNNNNNNNNNNNNNNNNNNNNNNNNNNNNNNNNNNNNNNNNNNNNNNNNNNNNNNNNNNNNNNNNNNNNNNNNNNNNNNNNNNNNNNNNNNNNNNNNNNNNNNNNNNNNNNNNNNNNNNNNNNNNNNNNNNNNNNNNNNNNNNNNNNNNNNNNNNNNNNNNNNNNNNNNNNNNNNNNNNNNNNNNNNNNNNNNNNNNNNNNNNNNNNNNNNNNNNNNNNNNNNNNNNNNNNNNNNNNNNNNNNNNNNNNNNNNNNNNNNNNNNNNNNNNNNNNNNNNNNNNNNNNNNNNNNNNNNNNNNNNNNNNNNNNNNNNNNNNNNNNNNNNNNNNNNNNNNNNNNNNNNNNNNNNNNNNNNNNNNNNNNNNNNNNNNNNNNNNNNNNNNNNNNNNNNNNNNNNNNNNNNNNNNNNNNNNNNNNNNNNNNNNNNNNNNNNNNNNNNNNNNNNNNNNNNNNNNNNNNNNNNNNNNNNNNNNNNNNNNNNNNNNNNNNNNNNNNNNNNNNNNNNNNNNNNNNNNNNNNNNNNNNNNNNNNNNNNNNNNNNNNNNNNNNNNNNNNNNNNNNNNNNNNNNNNNNNNNNNNNNNNNNNNNNNNNNNNNNNNNNNNNNNNNNNNNNNNNNNNNNNNNNNNNNNNNNNNNNNNNNNNNNNNNNNNNNNNNNNNNNNNNNNNNNNNNNNNNNNNNNNNNNNNNNNNNNNNNNNNNNNNNNNNNNNNNNNNNNNNNNNNNNNNNNNNNNNNNNNNNNNNNNNNNNNNNNNNNNNNNNNNNNNNNNNNNNNNNNNNNNNNNNNNNNNNNNNNNNNNNNNNNNNNNNNNNNNNNNNNNNNNNNNNNNNNNNNNNNNNNNNNNNNNNNNNNNNNNNNNNNNNNNNNNNNNNNNNNNNNNNNNNNNNNNNNNNNNNNNNNNNNNNNNNNNNNNNNNNNNNNNNNNNNNNNNNNNNNNNNNNNNNNNNNNNNNNNNNNNNNNNNNNNNNNNNNNNNNNNNNNNNNNNNNNNNNNNNNNNNNNNNNNNNNNNNNNNNNNNNNNNNNNNNNNNNNNNNNNNNNNNNNNNNNNNNNNNNNNNNNNNNNNNNNNNNNNNNNNNNNNNNNNNNNNNNNNNNNNNNNNNNNNNNNNNNNNNNNNNNNNNNNNNNNNNNNNNNNNNNNNNNNNNNNNNNNNNNNNNNNNNNNNNNNNNNNNNNNNNNNNNNNNNNNNNNNNNNNNNNNNNNNNNNNNNNNNNNNNNNNNNNNNNNNNNNNNNNNNNNNNNNNNNNNNNNNNNNNNNNNNNNNNNNNNNNNNNNNNNNNNNNNNNNNNNNNNNNNNNNNNNNNNNNNNNNNNNNNNNNNNNNNNNNNNNNNNNNNNNNNNNNNNNNNNNNNNNNNNNNNNNNNNNNNNNNNNNNNNNNNNNNNNNNNNNNNNNNNNNNNNNNNNNNNNNNNNNNNNNNNNNNNNNNNNNNNNNNNNNNNNNNNNNNNNNNNNNNNNNNNNNNNNNNNNNNNNNNNNNNNNNNNNNNNNNNNNNNNNNNNNNNNNNNNNNNNNNNNNNNNNNNNNNNNNNNNNNNNNNNNNNNNNNNNNNNNNNNNNNNNNNNNNNNNNNNNNNNNNNNNNNNNNNNNNNNNNNNNNNNNNNNNNNNNNNNNNNNNNNNNNNNNNNNNNNNNNNNNNNNNNNNNNNNNNNNNNNNNNNNNNNNNNNNNNNNNNNNNNNNNNNNNNNNNNNNNNNNNNNNNNNNNNNNNNNNNNNNNNNNNNNNNNNNNNNNNNNNNNNNNNNNNNNNNNNNNNNNNNNNNNNNNNNNNNNNNNNNNNNNNNNNNNNNNNNNNNNNNNNNNNNNNNNNNNNNNNNNNNNNNNNNNNNNNNNNNNNNNNNNNNNNNNNNNNNNNNNNNNNNNNNNNNNNNNNNNNNNNNNNNNNNNNNNNNNNNNNNNNNNNNNNNNNNNNNNNNNNNNNNNNNNNNNNNNNNNNNNNNNNNNNNNNNNNNNNNNNNNNNNNNNNNNNNNNNNNNNNNNNNNNNNNNNNNNNNNNNNNNNNNNNNNNNNNNNNNNNNNNNNNNNNNNNNNNNNNNNNNNNNNNNNNNNNNNNNNNNNNNNNNNNNNNNNNNNNNNNNNNNNNNNNNNNNNNNNNNNNNNNNNNNNNNNNNNNNNNNNNNNNNNNNNNNNNNNNNNNNNNNNNNNNNNNNNNNNNNNNNNNNNNNNNNNNNNNNNNNNNNNNNNNNNNNNNNNNNNNNNNNNNNNNNNNNNNNNNNNNNNNNNNNNNNNNNNNNNNNNNNNNNNNNNNNNNNNNNNNNNNNNNNNNNNNNNNNNNNNNNNNNNNNNNNNNNNNNNNNNNNNNNNNNNNNNNNNNNNNNNNNNNNNNNNNNNNNNNNNNNNNNNNNNNNNNNNNNNNNNNNNNNNNNNNNNNNNNNNNNNNNNNNNNNNNNNNNNNNNNNNNNNNNNNNNNNNNNNNNNNNNNNNNNNNNNNNNNNNNNNNNNNNNNNNNNNNNNNNNNNNNNNNNNNNNNNNNNNNNNNNNNNNNNNNNNNNNNNNNNNNNNNNNNNNNNNNNNNNNNNNNNNNNNNNNNNNNNNNNNNNNNNNNNNNNNNNNNNNNNNNNNNNNNNNNNNNNNNNNNNNNNNNNNNNNNNNNNNNNNNNNNNNNNNNNNNNNNNNNNNNNNNNNNNNNNNNNNNNNNNNNNNNNNNNNNNNNNNNNNNNNNNNNNNNNNNNNNNNNNNNNNNNNNNNNNNNNNNNNNNNNNNNNNNNNNNNNNNNNNNNNNNNNNNNNNNNNNNNNNNNNNNNNNNNNNNNNNNNNNNNNNNNNNNNNNNNNNNNNNNNNNNNNNNNNNNNNNNNNNNNNNNNNNNNNNNNNNNNNNNNNNNNNNNNNNNNNNNNNNNNNNNNNNNNNNNNNNNNNNNNNNNNNNNNNNNNNNNNNNNNNNNNNNNNNNNNNNNNNNNNNNNNNNNNNNNNNNNNNNNNNNNNNNNNNNNNNNNNNNNNNNNNNNNNNNNNNNNNNNNNNNNNNNNNNNNNNNNNNNNNNNNNNNNNNNNNNNNNNNNNNNNNNNNNNNNNNNNNNNNNNNNNNNNNNNNNNNNNNNNNNNNNNNNNNNNNNNNNNNNNNNNNNNNNNNNNNNNNNNNNNNNNNNNNNNNNNNNNNNNNNNNNNNNNNNNNNNNNNNNNNNNNNNNNNNNNNNNNNNNNNNNNNNNNNNNNNNNNNNNNNNNNNNNNNNNNNNNNNNNNNNNNNNNNNNNNNNNNNNNNNNNNNNNNNNNNNNNNNNNNNNNNNNNNNNNNNNNNNNNNNNNNNNNNNNNNNNNNNNNNNNNNNNNNNNNNNNNNNNNNNNNNNNNNNNNNNNNNNNNNNNNNNNNNNNNNNNNNNNNNNNNNNNNNNNNNNNNNNNNNNNNNNNNNNNNNNNNNNNNNNNNNNNNNNNNNNNNNNNNNNNNNNNNNNNNNNNNNNNNNNNNNNNNNNNNNNNNNNNNNNNNNNNNNNNNNNNNNNNNNNNNNNNNNNNNNNNNNNNNNNNNNNNNNNNNNNNNNNNNNNNNNNNNNNNNNNNNNNNNNNNNNNNNNNNNNNNNNNNNNNNNNNNNNNNNNNNNNNNNNNNNNNNNNNNNNNNNNNNNNNNNNNNNNNNNNNNNNNNNNNNNNNNNNNNNNNNNNNNNNNNNNNNNNNNNNNNNNNNNNNNNNNNNNNNNNNNNNNNNNNNNNNNNNNNNNNNNNNNNNNNNNNNNNNNNNNNNNNNNNNNNNNNNNNNNNNNNNNNNNNNNNNNNNNNNNNNNNNNNNNNNNNNNNNNNNNNNNNNNNNNNNNNNNNNNNNNNNNNNNNNNNNNNNNNNNNNNNNNNNNNNNNNNNNNNNNNNNNNNNNNNNNNNNNNNNNNNNNNNNNNNNNNNNNNNNNNNNNNNNNNNNNNNNNNNNNNNNNNNNNNNNNNNNNNNNNNNNNNNNNNNNNNNNNNNNNNNNNNNNNNNNNNNNNNNNNNNNNNNNNNNNNNNNNNNNNNNNNNNNNNNNNNNNNNNNNNNNNNNNNNNNNNNNNNNNNNNNNNNNNNNNNNNNNNNNNNNNNNNNNNNNNNNNNNNNNNNNNNNNNNNNNNNNNNNNNNNNNNNNNNNNNNNNNNNNNNNNNNNNNNNNNNNNNNNNNNNNNNNNNNNNNNNNNNNNNNNNNNNNNNNNNNNNNNNNNNNNNNNNNNNNNNNNNNNNNNNNNNNNNNNNNNNNNNNNNNNNNNNNNNNNNNNNNNNNNNNNNNNNNNNNNNNNNNNNNNNNNNNNNNNNNNNNNNNNNNNNNNNNNNNNNNNNNNNNNNNNNNNNNNNNNNNNNNNNNNNNNNNNNNNNNNNNNNNNNNNNNNNNNNNNNNNNNNNNNNNNNNNNNNNNNNNNNNNNNNNNNNNNNNNNNNNNNNNNNNNNNNNNNNNNNNNNNNNNNNNNNNNNNNNNNNNNNNNNNNNNNNNNNNNNNNNNNNNNNNNNNNNNNNNNNNNNNNNNNNNNNNNNNNNNNNNNNNNNNNNNNNNNNNNNNNNNNNNNNNNNNNNNNNNNNNNNNNNNNNNNNNNNNNNNNNNNNNNNNNNNNNNNNNNNNNNNNNNNNNNNNNNNNNNNNNNNNNNNNNNNNNNNNNNNNNNNNNNNNNNNNNNNNNNNNNNNNNNNNNNNNNNNNNNNNNNNNNNNNNNNNNNNNNNNNNNNNNNNNNNNNNNNNNNNNNNNNNNNNNNNNNNNNNNNNNNNNNNNNNNNNNNNNNNNNNNNNNNNNNNNNNNNNNNNNNNNNNNNNNNNNNNNNNNNNNNNNNNNNNNNNNNNNNNNNNNNNNNNNNNNNNNNNNNNNNNNNNNNNNNNNNNNNNNNNNNNNNNNNNNNNNNNNNNNNNNNNNNNNNNNNNNNNNNNNNNNNNNNNNNNNNNNNNNNNNNNNNNNNNNNNNNNNNNNNNNNNNNNNNNNNNNNNNNNNNNNNNNNNNNNNNNNNNNNNNNNNNNNNNNNNNNNNNNNNNNNNNNNNNNNNNNNNNNNNNNNNNNNNNNNNNNNNNNNNNNNNNNNNNNNNNNNNNNNNNNNNNNNNNNNNNNNNNNNNNNNNNNNNNNNNNNNNNNNNNNNNNNNNNNNNNNNNNNNNNNNNNNNNNNNNNNNNNNNNNNNNNNNNNNNNNNNNNNNNNNNNNNNNNNNNNNNNNNNNNNNNNNNNNNNNNNNNNNNNNNNNNNNNNNNNNNNNNNNNNNNNNNNNNNNNNNNNNNNNNNNNNNNNNNNNNNNNNNNNNNNNNNNNNNNNNNNNNNNNNNNNNNNNNNNNNNNNNNNNNNNNNNNNNNNNNNNNNNNNNNNNNNNNNNNNNNNNNNNNNNNNNNNNNNNNNNNNNNNNNNNNNNNNNNNNNNNNNNNNNNNNNNNNNNNNNNNNNNNNNNNNNNNNNNNNNNNNNNNNNNNNNNNNNNNNNNNNNNNNNNNNNNNNNNNNNNNNNNNNNNNNNNNNNNNNNNNNNNNNNNNNNNNNNNNNNNNNNNNNNNNNNNNNNNNNNNNNNNNNNNNNNNNNNNNNNNNNNNNNNNNNNNNNNNNNNNNNNNNNNNNNNNNNNNNNNNNNNNNNNNNNNNNNNNNNNNNNNNNNNNNNNNNNNNNNNNNNNNNNNNNNNNNNNNNNNNNNNNNNNNNNNNNNNNNNNNNNNNNNNNNNNNNNNNNNNNNNNNNNNNNNNNNNNNNNNNNNNNNNNNNNNNNNNNNNNNNNNNNNNNNNNNNNNNNNNNNNNNNNNNNNNNNNNNNNNNNNNNNNNNNNNNNNNNNNNNNNNNNNNNNNNNNNNNNNNNNNNNNNNNNNNNNNNNNNNNNNNNNNNNNNNNNNNNNNNNNNNNNNNNNNNNNNNNNNNNNNNNNNNNNNNNNNNNNNNNNNNNNNNNNNNNNNNNNNNNNNNNNNNNNNNNNNNNNNNNNNNNNNNNNNNNNNNNNNNNNNNNNNNNNNNNNNNNNNNNNNNNNNNNNNNNNNNNNNNNNNNNNNNNNNNNNNNNNNNNNNNNNNNNNNNNNNNNNNNNNNNNNNNNNNNNNNNNNNNNNNNNNNNNNNNNNNNNNNNNNNNNNNNNNNNNNNNNNNNNNNNNNNNNNNNNNNNNNNNNNNNNNNNNNNNNNNNNNNNNNNNNNNNNNNNNNNNNNNNNNNNNNNNNNNNNNNNNNNNNNNNNNNNNNNNNNNNNNNNNNNNNNNNNNNNNNNNNNNNNNNNNNNNNNNNNNNNNNNNNNNNNNNNNNNNNNNNNNNNNNNNNNNNNNNNNNNNNNNNNNNNNNNNNNNNNNNNNNNNNNNNNNNNNNNNNNNNNNNNNNNNNNNNNNNNNNNNNNNNNNNNNNNNNNNNNNNNNNNNNNNNNNNNNNNNNNNNNNNNNNNNNNNNNNNNNNNNNNNNNNNNNNNNNNNNNNNNNNNNNNNNNNNNNNNNNNNNNNNNNNNNNNNNNNNNNNNNNNNNNNNNNNNNNNNNNNNNNNNNNNNNNNNNNNNNNNNNNNNNNNNNNNNNNNNNNNNNNNNNNNNNNNNNNNNNNNNNNNNNNNNNNNNNNNNNNNNNNNNNNNNNNNNNNNNNNNNNNNNNNNNNNNNNNNNNNNNNNNNNNNNNNNNNNNNNNNNNNNNNNNNNNNNNNNNNNNNNNNNNNNNNNNNNNNNNNNNNNNNNNNNNNNNNNNNNNNNNNNNNNNNNNNNNNNNNNNNNNNNNNNNNNNNNNNNNNNNNNNNNNNNNNNNNNNNNNNNNNNNNNNNNNNNNNNNNNNNNNNNNNNNNNNNNNNNNNNNNNNNNNNNNNNNNNNNNNNNNNNNNNNNNNNNNNNNNNNNNNNNNNNNNNNNNNNNNNNNNNNNNNNNNNNNNNNNNNNNNNNNNNNNNNNNNNNNNNNNNNNNNNNNNNNNNNNNNNNNNNNNNNNNNNNNNNNNNNNNNNNNNNNNNNNNNNNNNNNNNNNNNNNNNNNNNNNNNNNNNNNNNNNNNNNNNNNNNNNNNNNNNNNNNNNNNNNNNNNNNNNNNNNNNNNNNNNNNNNNNNNNNNNNNNNNNNNNNNNNNNNNNNNNNNNNNNNNNNNNNNNNNNNNNNNNNNNNNNNNNNNNNNNNNNNNNNNNNNNNNNNNNNNNNNNNNNNNNNNNNNNNNNNNNNNNNNNNNNNNNNNNNNNNNNNNNNNNNNNNNNNNNNNNNNNNNNNNNNNNNNNNNNNNNNNNNNNNNNNNNNNNNNNNNNNNNNNNNNNNNNNNNNNNNNNNNNNNNNNNNNNNNNNNNNNNNNNNNNNNNNNNNNNNNNNNNNNNNNNNNNNNNNNNNNNNNNNNNNNNNNNNNNNNNNNNNNNNNNNNNNNNNNNNNNNNNNNNNNNNNNNNNNNNNNNNNNNNNNNNNNNNNNNNNNNNNNNNNNNNNNNNNNNNNNNNNNNNNNNNNNNNNNNNNNNNNNNNNNNNNNNNNNNNNNNNNNNNNNNNNNNNNNNNNNNNNNNNNNNNNNNNNNNNNNNNNNNNNNNNNNNNNNNNNNNNNNNNNNNNNNNNNNNNNNNNNNNNNNNNNNNNNNNNNNNNNNNNNNNNNNNNNNNNNNNNNNNNNNNNNNNNNNNNNNNNNNNNNNNNNNNNNNNNNNNNNNNNNNNNNNNNNNNNNNNNNNNNNNNNNNNNNNNNNNNNNNNNNNNNNNNNNNNNNNNNNNNNNNNNNNNNNNNNNNNNNNNNNNNNNNNNNNNNNNNNNNNNNNNNNNNNNNNNNNNNNNNNNNNNNNNNNNNNNNNNNNNNNNNNNNNNNNNNNNNNNNNNNNNNNNNNNNNNNNNNNNNNNNNNNNNNNNNNNNNNNNNNNNNNNNNNNNNNNNNNNNNNNNNNNNNNNNNNNNNNNNNNNNNNNNNNNNNNNNNNNNNNNNNNNNNNNNNNNNNNNNNNNNNNNNNNNNNNNNNNNNNNNNNNNNNNNNNNNNNNNNNNNNNNNNNNNNNNNNNNNNNNNNNNNNNNNNNNNNNNNNNNNNNNNNNNNNNNNNNNNNNNNNNNNNNNNNNNNNNNNNNNNNNNNNNNNNNNNNNNNNNNNNNNNNNNNNNNNNNNNNNNNNNNNNNNNNNNNNNNNNNNNNNNNNNNNNNNNNNNNNNNNNNNNNNNNNNNNNNNNNNNNNNNNNNNNNNNNNNNNNNNNNNNNNNNNNNNNNNNNNNNNNNNNNNNNNNNNNNNNNNNNNNNNNNNNNNNNNNNNNNNNNNNNNNNNNNNNNNNNNNNNNNNNNNNNNNNNNNNNNNNNNNNNNNNNNNNNNNNNNNNNNNNNNNNNNNNNNNNNNNNNNNNNNNNNNNNNNNNNNNNNNNNNNNNNNNNNNNNNNNNNNNNNNNNNNNNNNNNNNNNNNNNNNNNNNNNNNNNNNNNNNNNNNNNNNNNNNNNNNNNNNNNNNNNNNNNNNNNNNNNNNNNNNNNNNNNNNNNNNNNNNNNNNNNNNNNNNNNNNNNNNNNNNNNNNNNNNNNNNNNNNNNNNNNNNNgagagagagagagagagagagagagagagagagagagagagggagggagggaggagtcagggagagggagagggagagggagagaaaggataCATTGGATGAAGGGAGAGGATCAGTGTCTAAAGGGAGAAAGTCCTAGAatcaatggaaaaatgaaaagaagcaaCCAACAAGAGAAAATCATTAGATAAAGGTAAAGAAAGAATAGCTagctaaaaaagaattattggatgaAGAGAAAGTAACAATGACCAAAAATTTGGTGAAAGAAAATAAGCAAGGTCCAAAATGGGAGAATTATCAGAAAAGTAATGAAGAAGTAAAATTCACTCATTCTAGGAGGGAGAATGACTTTAGGGAGAATGAGTCTCTGTAAGAAGAAGAGTAATTGGATGAAGGAAAGACAAAATTTCCAAATAAAGAAAGTACTTgcataaagaagaaacaaaagaaaaaagaaaaaaacaagaaaaaaacccttatctttattgatactaaggcagaagagtgataagggctaggcaattggtcaattgaaaaacaaaaccaaagaaacattgtaaaaaaatccaaaaaacatAATGAGATAGTCATCAGAGGAGGGCAAGGAAAGAATGGCTAAAAAGAGTTATTAGATGCATAGACAGAAATAATTGCCAAAGAGTCCAATATTGACTATTGCCATATTTTGTCATCCATTCATAATTCAACAGTCCAAGCTCTTTTCCTCATTGGATAAATCAAATGTCTGGAGTGTTTTATAGAATACACCATTAATATATATTGGGTTTTTAAAAGCCTTGCAAAGAtaatttaaataaactatttcaCAATCACCTagcagatataaaataaaaaatggaagatCCTTGATTCTTTAGTTCCGAGGATGTGCTGATTCttcactattataattattttcagtcatttgctatctttttatgatgttattttcAGATACAGAACCATTACCAAAGATTGGGATTACagctaaaaataatatttcttgataGGATCAATTAGCGAGACAAGATTGTAGATCCAAAGTTTGCTCAGTGATCAGTAGTCAGAGAATGAGAGCCTTTTCATTTGTATTATACAATAGCTCTAAGGAAACTCTATAAGGaaatttttatatcttaaaaatgaggataatgaagtTACTTAGACTCTGAAGTTCTCCACTGTATAATATTGGAGacactgacatttttttttttagctttaaaaataaaagatatttatttattttttattttttataagaaagCAACTAAAATTATATCTTATCCTTTATTTAACACTTCAACACTGTCGATctaaacattaattttttcttcaaaaatgacTGTTTGCATATTAAATTATAATCTGTTGAAAATGGTGAACATTTTACTTGTGACAATTCTCtgatataaaagtatttttaaaagtgtgtGGCCTTAACTATTAGTTACATGACACAGAACCTAAGAAATAGCTACAAATCTTCTTGGTTTTGCTACTTTATTAAATTACTGGAatagaaaattaattataattagacTCCTGGTCATTTAAATCTAATCAGCATGATAGTATTATCTCACATATGCATCCAATGcatattaacataaaaataatgtTGGTTTTACTGTCAGTGTGGATAActgcatttaattttaatttcaaattaccCAGAGACTAAAAGTCCTGTGAATAAACTGTATAAATTATACCTGAGTACAGAATCAGCTTAATGGACATTAGTATTGCTTTTAAAGATTATTAAGAAGTTCACAGGAGAATGTGTTTTCCTAGAGTACTGTATgtgcaaaaaaagagagagagaacatacttttttttttaacactataatttcttgctttctctggATTGTTAATAAAAAAATAGCTCTGCTTATAGAATTAAGTACCTTCAACTAATgtccaaaaaaaggagaaatctgACACTAACCTACAATTCAAAAAATTGCAATAAATCCATTATTTCTAGAATCTTGCATTTAGAGGACACTTCTAGTTGACTGGATGTGTTGCAAAAGCTGTTCACAATAAACTAGAGATCGGTGTTTGTATTTAACAGCTTCAACTTCTTCCATGAGTATGTTTGGGAATAGAATACTTCCTTCCTTTAAAACTCCTAATACTGCATCCTGAATGGTACTATCTGGGTCATCAAGGTGGACCAACAGTTCTTTGTAAAGAAATTGCATATTGCTTTTTAAATAGGATTTCTCATCATCATTTTTGATACATTTAAGCAAGCTAATTAAGGAACTTGTAGCTGCAATTCGTACTTCATTTGAAGAGTCATCCAGACGTTTCAAGAGTTCTGGATAAATCTTGATGAATTTATCTGGATCAATTGTGTCAGTACAGgcctttaaaaatatgttaataatACGGCATGACATTAATCGAGTCATTTTAGAATCTTCTTCCAGTGTATTAATAATTTGAGGCATCAATACTTCTTGTATTTCCATTATCTGTTTTGATGAAAGTATCTCACTGTGAATAAGAGCCCAAAGGCACGATACAGCTGTAGTGCGAATGGCACCTGCAGTTCTTCCAGCATGCCACTCCAGATTAGGAACCAATATGTCTTTTATCACTGTCTCAAGGTAGTCATGAAACTCCTGGTGTGCATTCACAGTATCTTTTGCTTTTAGAAGCACTTGCGAAAAGACTGTGAAGAGTTTTAGGCGCATTTGTGGATCTTTGGTTGGTTGAAGACATGTCTTAATGATAGGAATGAAGTAATTAAGAGCTTTACCTAATACAGGACCTGAATGAATGACAACTACTTCAAACTGTAGTAATTCCACTGAATGACAGTTTCAGTCCTGATGTGATAAAGTGAGCCATTCCATAAGGTGGTCCATATGCTTTTGATAGAGATCCAGGGTCCCATCATATTTCTGCATCTGAGCTAATAAGTTCATTGTCTCCTGAACCTTTTCAGAAATGCCTGCAGCACCTCACTGTCACCAGAACTTCCATGAGCTGCAAACTTGATTCTTTGCAATCTTCCTGACCCACCTGGATTAATGCTTGTACACAACAAAGCAACTGCTCCATATAATGGCTATCTTCAGAGCCTTGACAAATCTGCGTCTGTGACAGGAAGCTGGCAATGTTATTTAGATGAGGTTTAAGGGATTGTCTTGAACAGCCTCTAGTAACTGCAGCCAAGACCATAAGACAAGATGGACGAATTGATTTTTTCAGTGCTGGGAAGATTAACTTCAGAAACACCTCAGGGTTGACAAATGTTCCAACCAATTCTGCTGATTTTATACAATTGCTAACCACAGACTTTTCGTCATCTGAGCAGGCCTGGTAGAGGGTTCTGAGCACCACTTCTAAGTGCTGGGTAATGTGATCTTCTGCATGGAGTAATAATACAGCCAGCAGCTGAGCTGATTTTACTCTGTTTCCTACAACCCAATCTGTTATATCATTACAGATGGCTGGGAGAATTTTGGAGAGGTTTCTGAAAATAAGTTCCCGACATCCCAATACTGGACGAGTCACTCCTTTAGGGTAATGAGATGGTGGGGGAGAAGCAAAATCAAGCTTATCCTTCAGatcatcctcattttctttttgccaCTGTAGGCCTATCTTCTCCCAGAGGCTGACAGCCAACTCCGTGACTTCAGGTATTTCATCATCAAAGCTGCTTAATAATAATGGAATTAGCTTATGAAAGAATGAATATCTGTCTCTTAAATGTAATAGCCAGTTTCCAACAACAGAGGTCACAGCATATCGAACCTGGGAGACATCATCAAATAGCCTTTGTGCAAAATGAGAAATAACATCATCCACTGACTTGGCATTCCCAAACTGTATCACCAACCCCGTGGCCTGAATCACAGCCACTCGGACCTTGGAGTGCTGGTGAGAAATCGTTTGCATGAGAGGAGCGATTAAAGACTCTGACTGCATATGGAAATGATCTGGGATGCTCTGCGGGTAGTCCCCCGCGAGTTTGCAGCTCTCCCTCTTGACATCCGGGAAGGGGTCCACGATGGTCTTCTGCAGGATGCGCACCATCTCGTCCAGGTACGGGGCCAGGCCGCGGCCACACAGCTGAACCACGAGGCTCAGCAGCTCCACCAGCGCCAGGCGCAGCTCCTCGCAGGGTTCCACCAGCTGCCCGGAGCTAGGCCGGCCAGGCGCTGCGTGAGAGCGGGAATGAGCTGCGGCAGCGCGTCCTGGGGCCGGGCCCCGTGGCTCAGACCCAGGCGGAGGAGCTGCACGGCCAGGGCCCGGCACTTCTCAGCCGGGTCTCCCAGGCACCGGAGCAGGCGTGACAGCAGCAAGCGGCCAAAGAGCTCC
The window above is part of the Gracilinanus agilis isolate LMUSP501 chromosome 4, AgileGrace, whole genome shotgun sequence genome. Proteins encoded here:
- the LOC123244398 gene encoding LOW QUALITY PROTEIN: dynein axonemal assembly factor 5-like (The sequence of the model RefSeq protein was modified relative to this genomic sequence to represent the inferred CDS: inserted 3 bases in 2 codons; substituted 1 base at 1 genomic stop codon) gives rise to the protein MAALVTEARVLEGPGASGDRRPAQELSQAVSRLLPGLEAESKLSRRRALEGLQRELEEGAPLPPSADFQELFGRLLLSRLLRCLGDPAEKCRALAVQLLRLGLSHGARPQDALPQLIPALTQRLAGLXSGQLVEPCEELRLALVELLSLVVQLCGRGLAPYLDEMVRILQKTIVDPFPDVKRESCKLAGDYPQSIPDHFHMQSESLIAPLMQTISHQHSKVRVAVIQATGLVIQFGNAKSVDDVISHFAQRLFDDVSQVRYAVTSVVGNWLLHLRDRYSFFHKLIPLLLSSFDDEIPEVTELAVSLWEKIGLQWQKENEDDLKDKLDFASPPPSHYPKGVTRPVLGCRELIFRNLSKILPAICNDITDWVVGNRVKSAQLLAVLLLHAEDHITQHLEVVLRTLYQACSDDEKSVVSNCIKSAELVGTFVNPEVFLKLIFPALKKSIRPSCLMVLAAVTRGCSRQSLKPHLNNIASFLSQTQICQGSEDSHYMEQLLCCVQALIQVGQEDCKESSLQLMEVLVTVXGAAGISEKVQETMNLLAQMQKYDGTLDLYQKHMDHLMEWLTLSHQDXNCHSVELLQFEVVVIHSGPVLGKALNYFIPIIKTCLQPTKDPQMRLKLFTVFSQVLLKAKDTVNAHQEFHDYLETVIKDILVPNLEWHAGRTAGAIRTTAVSCLWALIHSEILSSKQIMEIQEVLMPQIINTLEEDSKMTRLMSCRIINIFLKACTDTIDPDKFIKIYPELLKRLDDSSNEVRIAATSSLISLLKCIKNDDEKSYLKSNMQFLYKELLVHLDDPDSTIQDAVLGVLKEGSILFPNILMEEVEAVKYKHRSLVYCEQLLQHIQSTRSVL